TCTTCGAATCCCCGGCTTACAGAGATTTTCTTTTGTGCGCacgttttgtttaatttgtgcAAGTTTTGTGCTCTATTCCGCATAAAGACGTATTCGCTGCTTATGCAAGTCAAATAATAGCGCAGtgttaagttttttaatttaccgcCTCTCATCCAGAGCCCATTAAGTGAGTCGTGATCCGAGAACTGAGAGaaccgaaatgaaaatctagcTCTGTGGCAACTTTAAGGAGGAGGAAACTTTAAGTCGCTGCCGCGGCTGCTGCCACCTTGCACATTTATGGCACACATTCAGTGTTGCCATTAGCCTTTTACACAACATTTGGCAAACGGCGCCAGTTGGGGGAGGTGATGACCTGGCgggaaaaggggggaaaagTTGGGGGCGTGGTGGGCGGACTGGGCCTGCCAAGCTTTTTTTGTCGGCCAGGGCATTATCAGGCCGATACAAAGGCACATTATGCGCTTCCGATTCTCGGATTGTTGTTATGCATGCACTTgcagtcgtcgtcgtcgtcgccgctGCCTTCTCCTCCCGGTTCCACCATCATTTTCCCTGTCGATGCCGCCGTTATGGCAACATCGCCTCAAAATGGGGCTAGTCGAGAGGAAAGCTGCACGGACCCATCGAGCTTGTTCACTCCTGCCAAAAGCTACTTGTCCTTATTAGAGATGCCATACGTATCACATTATAAAATGTGTGGGTGTGTAGATTGTCAAAGGAACTTGCATGGCCTagattgaatattttaaatttttgtattgtacggacaaaaaaaacatactCTCTATCATAACAGCGTTGAAAATGTGTTTTATGGATACTTTCTTAGTTCAACTGGGCAAAGGCACAGGAAACTCACTATGGTTGAGGTCCATAAAACGTAGTAAAGATAACCTTGTAATACCAAtgtaatttctaaaattctctCTTAAAAGCTTAACAAAACACTGCATAGTCCgataaatataacaaatttatGTTTGCATTGGCAGAAACCCGACagacaaattatatatatCGCCATTGTTTCGACATTATTGGTCCTAATATAAACGATATATAATGTTAATACTGTGTTGTTTAAATGTCAAGTACCAACAAACATATTGCCATTTAAAGAGATTCGCAATAACTCTTTGAGCTTAAAACATTAATACAGTCATTTTGGCATATCTGCAAAAATGTTGTGCCTGCCttaaaaaattagtaaaatgGTAAAACAAATACTCGAACCCCCTCCTtgcaaagtttttaaaacctatatcaataaatatatacaattttattctTTAATAGAGCACACCTAGATTAAAGCACATAACTagtttttttaactttctttcAATGATTAAATGCacaaagttcaaatttaaagaaGTAAGAGCAAAATATTACATATCACATACACGAAATCCTGAGGGAACCAAAAGTAACTCAAACCAGAAACGGAATACATAAATGCCACaacatacaaatattataacGCAGAAAGAGGTTGGTTTACCAATGACGTAAGTCATTAAGTAAGTAAATATTGTGGCTAAAGCCCCTCAACTGCTTGTTTTGACGTATGTACGTAAAACGGAAGTCCATACCTTATAGATTGTGTTAAAAATGGATGTCATAAAACTCccataaaaatattcatataataaGGTTGTAATAAACCACTATCCTTATTTTCGGGATCGACACTCAAAGAAACATACCAAGTCACAACACTCATAAAAGGATAACACTCATAGTACCCACGAATAATACTCATACTCATACACGGATAATACAGTTACAATTATTTAGCATGCAGAAGACATACAAGCAAGCATTAAGGAGGGGGTTTCTTTTTCTCTTGGGATCACAGTTATCACCGGGATTCGTGGGGCAGGGGGTCCGGAATTACCTCGAGATGCTCGCACACGCAGATGCCCTCCTCGCAGTAGGCGCATATCTGCATCTTGCGCCCATTGACCCCAAGTCCCTTGAAGATCAGCTGCGGCTCATCGGCGAGCAGGGGTTCGTACTGCGTCTGCTGGACTCCGGCGCTGAACTGCAGCTCCCTCAGCTGCCGCTTCAAGCCGCCACTCGAATCCCCCTCGAAGGCATCGCTCCTCCGCATCCTGTAGACACTGCACTTGCGCTCCAGCTGACCCGGCGCAGGAGggggctcctcctcctcgtcctcggcGGTTAGGGGCTGCCTTTCGGCCGAGGCCGCCTCGAAGAGCTCCTCGGGCCCCGGACGCCGCAGCTTGGCCACGTGGCCCGGCGAGGCCATGGGCGTGGCCGGCGTTACAATGATGGCATCATGGTGGGGCACAAACATGGTGCCAGCTAACTCTGCCTCTGCCTCCGCCTCGGCCGCCAttgcggcggcagcggcagcggaaGTGCTGGCCAGCGGCGGAGATGTGGGCGTGGCTGCCGCCGTCTCCAACGAGGTCACTGTCGTTTTAACGCCGGCCACCGCCGATGGCGACTCCGCTTCCGCTTCCATGTGCGAAACCAGCGGCAGCGTGGCCGTCGCCGATTTGTGCAGCATTTGGCCGGCGGAGATCGCCGGATGGAAGCCGCCGgcggcgctgctgctgctgcccgaGTGCCGGTGCACCAGTTTCGGTGAGACGCGTCCGTGGGATGAGGCGAACTGCTGGTAGGGAGTCTGCACGGGGCCATGATGGCCGGAGATCGCAGGACCGTGGGAGTGCGAGTGGGAGTGGGTGGCGGCGTGACCGTGGGAatgggcgtgggcgtgggaGTGCATGCGCAGCTGCAGCACCGACTGCGTGTCGCCCTCCTCGATGGGCAGCAGGAGCTTCGATTGCGTCGTGTAGGTGGCGCTGAGCTTCCGGCCGTGCGGCTGCGGGGCACGCAGATAGTTCGTGGGCAGCTGGTGGAACTGGCGCGACTGGCTGCGGGTGGGCGTGGAGGCGCCCTCGGCGGCATGATCACCGCCGGACGCGAGTCCGACGGCCCCGGCCGCCTTCGGTGGATGTAGCTTCGCCTGGAGCTGTTGGGTCTTCTTCTGCTGGCGCTGCCTCTGCCGCGCCTGGCGGGAGGCCAGCGAGGCGCCACCAGCAGCTGCATACATCTTGGTAGGGAGGAGAGGAGAGCCTTACCGCTAGTTACAAACTAAGTACAGGCGACTCTATCTGGGATTACATTCGTTTGCGCAGTGGTTTTGCCGACAGACCTAAGCTCAAGTTTATATAATGTCTCTTTGGTTGTACTCTTAAAATCTTGCCTTTCAAACTGAAAACTATCTGTgtaaaacgaatttaatacaatttgttagcaaaaagtgttttgtttttttgtcccTGTAAAAACAACTCTTCAATTTCTCTATCCtagaatcggaatcggaattgtCCTGCCCAATACCTATATCTCTGGTGTGTTCTTGTGTCCTGTTTGACATAAATGATTGTACTTTGGATTACTTGCTTAAGCTTCAACCGAACGGCATACAAAAAACGGCTCAAAATAATCGTTGTGAAACCATCGAAAGTAAATTTGTTTGTCAACTTGTAAACGGAAAGTGTTACAACAACTTTAACTTAGGCTAGGGTTATccgaaatatatatgttttgtGCATATTCGCAGTGTTCAACTATACCGTCGTCCTCCTGTCTCTgttgtatataaaaaaatatgtttcaaAAAGTTTGTCCTTTGGTTTTCGGTGtctattaaaatatgttttacaaatatttcaatctctgcttataaacatttaaaaaatattctatctGCACAATCAAATTGCATACATTTGGGCGTATTGTCTGGGTGTATCCATCgacatgtttttctttttagttTGGAGCTGTGCTTGATTTCCGTGTGGGATTATGACAATATAAACGAATTATTTGGTTTGAGTATAATATGTATGTTTGTTCTGCCTAAGGTGCGTTGTTgtctataaaattttcaatgcATATTCTGCCGTTTGCCTAGCTAATGTCCATTTGGGGTATCAAAAAGCGTCTAAATTCTAAAtccacacacatatatatatttcatattatcTTACTTTCTCtgaatttgtttttgatcTTCTAATGAATTCCTGCAGCTGCTCGTTTTATTCGTTCTTGGCCTTGGAAGTGAACTTTCTTTTTGGTAAATACTCTCTGTTTTGTGTCTTtactttatgtatttttttaagcacgCAAACATACACCCATAGAATAAATCAGCTAATCATCTTCACTATGCTACATTTTCGCGCTTTTTTCCTCTGGTCGAGATACCATTTTGAACTCGCTCTTACTTGCTCATTGCACAGCATTATCTTAACTTAGGTATAGAGACGGATTTACTGCAAGGAACATGTGAACAACATATTATGCATAACCAGACTTAAGACTAATCCATATTCAGAATATAcacaaatattacaatttataaGCTAAGTAGCGCTGCAAAATGTGTATAAAGTTGGAAATGAGAGggaaatattaatacaaatatttatatatatgaagACCTAAACATCTGCATTGCAAAGTTCTCACTGGCTCCCTtggtaaataattttgtttcattttagcTTTTGTTATCTTAgggaaatcaaataataatattgtagaTATCAAAGAACTTGGAATAAATGTTGGGAAAACTTTAGTTTTATCAAGAGTAATGTTGCAGTATTTTCACAAGTTTCCCTTCGGAACTTCACCTCCTTTCTTCACTCAGAcatttttttccccattttcattAACATGTTCGTGCCATGAAAGTTCAAGTTTTTTGGGCCAAAATCAGTTTTACGATGTCCTTAAAACGACAGTTACAACTCGTAAAGAATGTGATAGAGTATAAAgtatgaaatataaattccATAATTCCTTTTTCGGTGCTTTTTTGTATAAATGCATCCTCCATTTCCCACTGGCATTTCGTGAATTCTACTTTAAATGTTGTgccatcaaataaaaattaacggAATTTCCTCTTCtcatattttatgaatattttgctGCTACTTTAACGTCTGCATGCCATTTTGGCGTAAacatgcaaattaaaaaatggtgAACAAAACAGAAATGCAAAATAAGAAGGGCAGGCCATCGCCCGAAATTTGCTATTAGTTTTTGTTCTAAGGACCTTAACATTTGCCATGGAAAAAAGGGCTGTGAGGTGGGGGGCGGGGCTCAgaaaaaattccttttcagGGCTGCAGGCACGTCCCCACCTCCCCACTCTCCCGTAATTTCATTTCCGCTGCCATTTCAAGACTTTTCACTTGCTTTCACTGGCTTTTTACTATACAGTTCCATCGTGACCTGCGTAGTTTTCGTGTTGGCCAACTTCGACTTTGCTAGCGACAATGTTTTAGGCTCTCGAAAACACTTCGTTGGGGCGTGtgtatgtgtttatataaCAATTTGTACGGCTTTTGGCTCAGCCCAACACGCACTCAGGGCTAATTAAAACTCAGCCGCGGCAACGCCCCAAAAAGTAAAATAGCAGCTAAAATATAAGGCATATATAGGGGCCAACAATGGCAATAGCCAGGTATATATACCCCcattgcatggtaaaaacaaAGCGACAATATTCACAGTGTAGTTTGAAAGTTGGCCCAAATGTGCTGACGCTGACGTGTTGCTTGgctctgcattttattttatttttggcacaaACAAAATGGCAAGCCACGAGATACGACGATTTGAGACAAATAGGACACTAGATAGCAAGCGAGTTCGCTTAAATGTTgctgtttaaaatgtttaaaattaaagacacGTTTTCTCTTtattcattataaaaaaaacttaaatataaattgatttgatttttgatcagattttttaaaaactttagtgACTTTAGTATAAATTATACTTAAATtcccttttgaaaataatttaaacaaaataagcaattctttttttaattttgtgtattGTATTGAGTATCTgagtattttttgataattatcAATAGATTATAATAGAACTATTATAAtagaacaaataaaaatatttaaattttataaatgaaaagTCAATATGAGGGttttaataatacaataaatatatttcctttCAGTACAATAAAAGCTTTTAAGGCAGCAAAACCCAAAGCCAATTAGATACTTTTTTTCTTGgctaattaacaaaatttagCCTGCCAGCATTTTAATTGCCAACCTATTTACATATTGACCATTTGTAGGCAAAAAGGTCAACACACGCCTATTGTACGTAAGTATGTGTATGTTTATTTCGCCTGCAAACTGGGCCACAACTTTGTGGGCCAGGAAATATGAATTTAGATGATAGCAATTAACGCTGCAGCCAGGCAGGTGAAAAGGCAGAAGCCACAATGAAAATCGATAGCATTGCAGAATAATAGTAGCCCTATATTGTAGCAGTTTGTTCAGAGGTGAAAggtgaaatacaaaaaaattatccaaATTAAGCAAGTTCGTTAATTACAATATAATGACGTTTAATCATTATGCGCGCCCACTAAatcgcatatacatatacgaGCACAAACACACAGTGAATGACTCAACATGTGCTCGGTTACGCAAATCGTGGGGCCCAACTGCCCACAGGAGACATTGCATCAAAAAAGGCTGCCGTTCAGTGTCAGACACCGCGGCGTATACGTCATATCATGGGGGTTGGAGGCTCgggagcagcagcggcagcagccaaAAGGTAAAAGGCAGAAATGAACCGCGGCGAAGCACTTGGCTTTATTTATTCATCCTGTCTGCATATGCATGTATGAGGCCGCTCAGAAATCCCTCAGCCGCAATATTTCTGTTGGCCATATTCGGGAATCATTTGGGTCTCATTTtcataatacaaaatattattaagtagTAAAGAGAACATTTGAAATTGTATGATTTACTTTTTATAcaacttttgttttccttgttataattaaacaaaaacgtTAGGCTAAAACGTattctttatatttaattcataGTGATCTTAAATTGAagataaaatgtatttcaactcgggtaatttaatttttacttttgaaaaatttttcaaatgtcaATAATACTGTTTGGCATATAATCCGACGATTAGttataattacatttaattacaGTTCtttaaaagacaaaaaaaaatcttttcaaaaattaagcGTAAAatcctttgtttttgttagtcATAGATTACGATTAAGTTTTAAGATTTGactatttttgtgttttttttagttcttaaaaaatagacACCACCTCAAAAAAACAGGCTAAAGATAAGAAAAGTAAAAGAGATGGatctttgaaaaatataaaagagggTACTCAAAATTGCAGTGTATCCCGATGTGCAACCTGCTCAGACCCACAGATACACTTGACGTACGCCGGATTTGAGGAAGCCAAGGGACCTGCCAATGGCTTCCATCAGACCGCACTCACTTGCACACGAAATGGCAGCTGCGCCACTGGAAGTTGTCTACGCAGCAGTGGCAGGGATTCCCAGGGAAGGGGTGGGATTCCTGGGAGGCTGCCGAGGGGGtggccaacaaaaaaaggGTAAGGGTAAGGGTAACAGACTTTCACCGCCGCCACCGAAACAGTTGGCTTTTGTGTGTGGGGCTGTCGGCCGAATGGGACCgagattgaaattaaaatttaaatttattttaagctgaCTTTTGTGGCATGGCCAACGGGTTTGTGCTTGTTTCGCGTTTTATGGCCGCTCGGCCACGCCCCtttcggtttatttttggTCACTGCCACTGCCGTGTTTGTGCAGGATAATTACTGATTTTATTGCTAATTAAATGTACTCGAAGTGAATGAGGACCGGTTTGTTCCGGAGGCTCTataaaaacacagaaaacGCATTTATGTTAGCTTTTAGCACTCGCATAATGTTTATCTTTGGGGTGTACCTTTAAAACCAGCATaaattaagattattttatgcaAGGCATTCATTAAGAACACAGTTATTATCCCCAATTATATTTACCAATTTTTCCATACTCTATCAATGATTTTTGACATCTAGTGTCGCCTATGGGTTGTTCCATCATCTCAATTACACATTTAGCGCTATCCACGCATATGCAAACATATTCGTTTTTCGAGAGGTTCAATAAGGCGAAAGCTCATACTATTTCAACGCCATTGCCACGCAAATTtgtcaataaaataatttgctaCAAATGTGGCCTTATTGCATAGACACGAGCACAGACAGATGCCGAATTGGAATCGAATATTTGGCTGGAGACAGCCAGAACCGGAAGTATTATTGATTATCGCAAGAGCAAATGccaataaacatttattttcgtTCGGTATTCTTTTTCGATTTCAATTTGCATAATATGCACAGTGTTTTTCCGCGTTCGCTGTGCGAGGAAAacatttctattttatttccccCTTTCCTTTCACCTATTTTTGGGCAGAGGAATTTGCTTGATTTCTTATATAAGTGGGGcaagtgcaaaaatatttcttccaTCTCCATTCGATTTCGATTCACTTTTACTATCTAATAAGAAAAGCCAGAGACACCCATCCACAAAACTGTCCTCTTTCCTCCATTTAGCAGGCTGTCTAGTTTTGCCTCCTCGACACTTTTCGTTCGAAGCATTCATAACTTTAGATTTTGTTCCTTTTGTTGAGATTTCagatttcagttttcagttttcggatttttaattaaagtgttAGGCGAACTAACTGACACCAGGCTCGTGTGCTTGACTCACTGACTGACGTGCAGGGGTCGCCGCCTTGGCATCAGACACTTGCCCAAAATGTCTGAAAACTCATTGGAGAACTGCATGTCAGAGAAAGTTCAGGGAGTTCTCTGACACTCGCAATGGGTCGCTTGTCAGTTTATAACGATGGGTGAACTTGAACTGCTGCTTGAATGGTTGAAGGGGAGATAAGGATTCATAAtggatattttagaattttttcggGAACATTTTGGATGCctaaaactattatttaaGAGCTCCCAACTGCAGTTTCTAAGCTACGCTCTGGCTGAAACCAAcctggcgtatacgtaatttgACCATACGGCATAATTTCCACTTAATTGAAGCCATAAAAGCCGGACGAACGCAATGTTGCGTAGAATGAGCCTCGGATTAAGACAAAGTACCCCAAGCCCACCGATGCACCGCAGGCAACAGGACTACGGGACTACAGGACTGGCCATTTCCACCTCCCTGGctcataaattacaaaaagggggtactgcaaaaaaaagaggcgaATGCAATGGCTAGGAAAAACTTCAATAAAGTGGCCGAGTGGCTTTGAGCTGGAGTTGCTGGCCCGGTCGGTAGCCGTTGGCCATTACGCTGGCCGATGGAAAtggctgaaaaaaaaacaggactTGGGCCCTAGTCGAGACCATTTGGTCCGCTTTAAGCGCACGGGCAGCGCAGGAGCCCGTTGCAAATGACATAAACTGCATGTGAAGCCCGTCGTGTTTATTGCTTTTTATGGTGCCGCTTAATGACTGCATTCACAAAGAGCCCGGCGCTGCCAGGGGATTTCAGCGGCGGCTGAGTGAAATCCCATTTGACGCTCCTATGCAACAGCGTGAGTACTTAAATGCTCGCATACAAGTTTTAAGCTTTAAAGAAATAGTTTTAGTTTCCCAGGgttattttccatggcgaaatatttttagtaataAATGGAAGCAAGGATCTTTGTTATTTATTCATACTATTTGTTATTAGTACCTATCAAATTTGTTATGGAAGTTACGAAGTtaacttttattgttttaataataaataaacaatttagaaaaaatgtaaaaaatataaaaacataaaatcattatttttaaaggatagaaaaaaatcttgaattacaattgaaataaatatttccaatttGAATACATGTAATATATTTCTCTAATCCTTCggtttaaaatacaattttaaggaattccgcatttttatttagtaaaattttaagttaatttttcactttggaGGAAGTTAGAGATACTACTTCTTATATTACAATTGCAGTTGACTTCTGACTAAGCGAAAGCAACTTCCCTTTTTTCCTCGCGTCGACTATTTATCTTTCTCTATTCCCTTTTCAGCTGTCCCCCCGGTGGTTCAAAATTATAATGGcaactttttatttactaGCCGTACTGCCCCCTCACAGTCCATAAAATATCACGGCT
The genomic region above belongs to Drosophila takahashii strain IR98-3 E-12201 chromosome 2L, DtakHiC1v2, whole genome shotgun sequence and contains:
- the LOC138912840 gene encoding uncharacterized protein codes for the protein MYAAAGGASLASRQARQRQRQQKKTQQLQAKLHPPKAAGAVGLASGGDHAAEGASTPTRSQSRQFHQLPTNYLRAPQPHGRKLSATYTTQSKLLLPIEEGDTQSVLQLRMHSHAHAHSHGHAATHSHSHSHGPAISGHHGPVQTPYQQFASSHGRVSPKLVHRHSGSSSSAAGGFHPAISAGQMLHKSATATLPLVSHMEAEAESPSAVAGVKTTVTSLETAAATPTSPPLASTSAAAAAAMAAEAEAEAELAGTMFVPHHDAIIVTPATPMASPGHVAKLRRPGPEELFEAASAERQPLTAEDEEEEPPPAPGQLERKCSVYRMRRSDAFEGDSSGGLKRQLRELQFSAGVQQTQYEPLLADEPQLIFKGLGVNGRKMQICAYCEEGICVCEHLEVIPDPLPHESR